From Bacillota bacterium, the proteins below share one genomic window:
- the tuf gene encoding elongation factor Tu (EF-Tu; promotes GTP-dependent binding of aminoacyl-tRNA to the A-site of ribosomes during protein biosynthesis; when the tRNA anticodon matches the mRNA codon, GTP hydrolysis results; the inactive EF-Tu-GDP leaves the ribosome and release of GDP is promoted by elongation factor Ts; many prokaryotes have two copies of the gene encoding EF-Tu) translates to DNVNMDIELITPIAIEGGLRFAIREGGRTVGAGVVTAVTS, encoded by the coding sequence TGATAACGTGAACATGGACATAGAACTTATCACGCCCATTGCCATCGAGGGAGGCCTCCGTTTCGCTATCCGTGAAGGCGGCCGTACCGTCGGTGCGGGAGTGGTAACCGCCGTGACGAGTTAG